The proteins below are encoded in one region of Candidatus Poribacteria bacterium:
- a CDS encoding tetratricopeptide repeat protein, giving the protein MFGREKFSVVVCVLYLISCTFYLSSISFAQDEQIIERYKLMLSRNPKEGSTFDRLYQFYLEGTGLDAMVTDYQAEAQAKPDDSNVQLILGHIYKRLGKDLETVAAYQRAVELAPNDYYAHFALGQMYATLRRHEEAIGALTKAAELSEETQAASPEELMDVYKALGRAYFSRDRVDEAIAAWGKIPELDPENIFSRIELADLFREQELYDQAIAQHEAIIQLKTEDPYRICLSRREIGNIHEAKGDYEDAIQSYDTAMALTAPGNWLRKDLQHRIIGIYAADGNWEGLIAHYQQKLEDTPNDPELIGLLAAAYIENHQLDEGITTYQKAAELAPTDAGIRLNLITALRSAEKFEDAATAYESLSEQQPDDFGIYRELGELYLQLEDESKARATYQRMLDRDPDNAGTHLILAEIYAGNDWIDDAIAAYQKAISVDLNNLDYIEFFGEFYFRQGNRQKTVETWNQLVAGDKATAENYDRLAKLLDAKDFRTEAIAASREAVTLMPDAYRYREALAQRLTETKNYDEALAEYAEAEKLAPNEFFAEQMADQQIEIYRRQGTLVGKIEALEAELNKQEIAPADAFTQQKQLAKMYLKLGNITYAIEVLLKTKALQPDDILINRWLAEVYTRQGLRDEADAIYAHLIEVDSANAREYYANIARAHLAIMDFDTATDAAKQAVAHSPRNPEGHQMLALIAKQLGNYETAVDSLKQAIRLRPEATDIRSELAEVYKISGNPRQAIEQYWRCWELSESVNDKLAFVKPLSEIYYDLGRRGELEEKLKQMSQTNTFGVGPVVALAELYQMEGDLPSARFQLARALDQERENSDLLAQLVKVSLDLGDTQEALTYQQRLAKAQPDPIHQQRLGELLFDVGREQEAIQAWTKLLHAKNQPLEAEIRLATLLIRHGLLDEAISVLDRAAEKITGTDTHIALYQFGAALVQMNEFDRAQPHFQRILDMPEPPKSTTQNVTASRSGWGPPGINIRKFDLPQQLIWDIQGQPFGGSGGQRWIPKSFEEAQAGALVQLTTIAQQQRKLTELIEQFEAEADANPKNVQNLETLVQIYILTDNTDKTKETIDRLLAVSPNDPLYRSLRLSRSMRQDIDYETLKKYLDEITGLTPEARLWYIAQYAGDFYRRGSKADAEKLAAELETAEITDLGTGSMLVSTLAQMNRTDAAERILAQLPIPALPTGPQTLTMGRPSPIQQQWSQYRGIYQSLVSAYVRAEQTDKAVALLWTFFERTKPYTASARRVSNIARASHSYSGYSPLQSSYPSPTTYYDQGRLQYLQQVFSQLWIANQQDVLYAKLQAELDGAKGRERIYPGLALSYCYWWEGQRDKSEEILSALQKELPDDLTLKLNTVFVLVQTGQHTEVLDLLEELAAADPRNRHQYYNLTLQLAAHTGDTVAVRELVTKVLNSPIGVRELHQFSQKLQQSGLTQYAIAVAKKAAVLAMSQRDPNFLIDLGRHLEDLGRGKDAARIAERALRFANQRDRYGQTLYSWDFQQASQMVGRSKAIREREPQLVAAVQNDPDSFQARVKLATFYESTTQLKKASDAFEAALELRPKDNMTRQRYAQMLQRSGQAKEAVTQYIVLLKDNPNAMGYNYWEVMETFFQASKVDELVSLAKEMIVPSVGRNFGNDFARSVARECMDNNRAKAAIELYEKIIEVQPDQTYTYNDLASAYAAVGEPEKAIQFLREKLDHLDKKLTQDSYAQVQIVTKLTELHKTSGGIETLVTEYEAKLAEKPEDPALLYLVASMKIAAGDLEGSKTFVDRLLDDDAVLVNSRWLNSLADAYRTASDRDRERLLLETAIAKMNPGDTWGLSESYQKLGTVYAREDEKQKAQDAFRKMGTLRLLQGRGFYEKEQIANTYMQHEMFDDAEVLFNEIINDFSTQQWTREQAQRQLAEIKRRRDGPTTTTRTPEEVPKFNVGMQRTLAQQHARSGQVKKAIDIYEQIAKVMPEDLESQAQLARLYSRQNKHDKAVDIWSALLEADPENTKYQDGLVDTYRDADKTDEALELAQQYIASDPESSVHHVRLAELYAADDQVDTAIDTYKKAIELGTGDGEAYLKLAQLYLRKDDLDAAEKAFADAIQHTGEEWERRNIERQLMDLYRRQGKLEEMLKQAEEVGTLTLEMQQERAQEYRNAGELEKAVTAYKKALEMTSQRWDRSNIANELLQVYAQLGENDLAMELYETQSQSRSTGVSIHHGPSGIKVMFGGDEARETLINAYKNQGKLEALTDIFEGKLEADADNPALLEMIAEIYRNADNHEKTAEAYQALCKAQPSNVRGFYYAAAALYKTNQPELAKELMDQGEVALSANNRSGDMWFLAALASICLEGEMYDAAIKFVEDAIAASSRFGGFSSGVGNLYGILGKSYLGTKQYEEAANAYQQVVNLSRHNYERDRAEASLRRVHREGNLYEKKIPEQLQRVENNPDDPDAHFELAQTYEWSGKVDEAVAQYEKVVELQPDNAEWHKKIGDLTRKSRQGDEAARLAKAGAAYEKAIELEPTSYQSYSSLAQTHVKADRLSEAEAVYRRALDASLEDHEYSSALRGIWKLYADADQEDKGLAVLEEVRSDFDEKERTNAMLLELLGDAYKEAEDAEEADAVYAEWLAIRQKEVNRNQREWDYRLLADQLLRKGIMPEVALELAERASQMRSDWSFALTLADAYVTNDRYEEALEQFKRAMNGMSQRYSDTGRRFWSGVAQAGKNAKDEERYVEMVKELVNLPSSNPTTQLHANVALAQFYHERDLPEKAKAYMDKTAFIAENAWWIIGTFDNADGIGYNKAYIPETETQFDTTAEYEGVDEQVRWKKQADDTFDGFIDFRQILDKNVNWSTAYAWTTVNSPDERKAQFHFSSGVQAKLWLNGEEVFTHSESHDFAMHQDTIPITLKAGENGILVKVCSENTHALGFYLRLTNMDGEPFADLKLSSSEEN; this is encoded by the coding sequence ATGTTTGGACGAGAAAAATTCTCAGTTGTCGTATGTGTGTTGTATCTTATATCCTGCACCTTTTATCTTTCCTCGATTAGTTTTGCCCAAGACGAACAGATCATTGAACGCTACAAACTAATGCTCAGTCGCAATCCGAAAGAGGGGAGTACGTTTGATCGACTCTACCAGTTTTATCTGGAAGGGACGGGTTTAGATGCTATGGTAACCGACTATCAAGCGGAGGCACAAGCCAAACCGGACGATTCAAACGTTCAACTCATCTTGGGACACATCTACAAACGTCTTGGAAAGGACCTTGAGACTGTTGCAGCGTATCAACGCGCTGTTGAGCTTGCTCCGAACGATTATTACGCGCATTTCGCGTTGGGACAGATGTATGCAACGTTGCGGCGGCACGAAGAGGCGATCGGTGCGTTGACGAAGGCAGCAGAATTGTCGGAAGAAACACAGGCGGCATCTCCTGAAGAGTTGATGGATGTATATAAAGCACTTGGGCGCGCCTACTTCAGTCGAGACCGGGTGGACGAAGCAATTGCGGCGTGGGGAAAAATCCCTGAACTTGATCCGGAAAACATCTTTTCCCGTATTGAACTCGCGGATCTTTTCCGAGAGCAGGAACTCTATGATCAGGCAATCGCACAACATGAAGCGATTATTCAACTTAAAACAGAGGATCCATATCGGATCTGCTTGAGTCGTCGAGAAATTGGGAACATTCACGAGGCAAAAGGCGATTATGAGGATGCCATTCAAAGTTACGATACTGCGATGGCTTTAACAGCACCGGGCAATTGGCTGCGGAAAGATCTTCAACACCGCATTATCGGTATTTACGCCGCTGATGGCAATTGGGAAGGGCTGATTGCGCACTATCAACAGAAACTTGAGGACACACCGAACGATCCCGAACTCATCGGTCTGCTCGCTGCCGCATACATTGAGAACCATCAATTAGATGAAGGTATCACTACATATCAGAAGGCAGCAGAACTCGCCCCGACAGACGCTGGAATCCGATTAAATTTAATCACCGCCCTCCGCAGTGCTGAGAAATTTGAAGACGCAGCAACTGCTTATGAATCCCTCAGCGAGCAACAACCTGACGATTTCGGCATCTACCGCGAACTCGGCGAGTTGTACTTGCAGTTGGAAGATGAAAGCAAGGCAAGGGCAACATATCAGCGGATGCTTGACCGAGACCCCGATAACGCAGGAACACACCTTATCCTCGCCGAAATTTATGCTGGAAATGACTGGATAGACGATGCCATCGCAGCATACCAAAAAGCGATTTCCGTTGACCTCAACAATCTTGACTATATTGAATTTTTCGGCGAATTCTACTTCCGTCAGGGAAACCGTCAAAAGACTGTGGAGACGTGGAATCAACTGGTTGCAGGTGACAAAGCAACTGCTGAGAACTATGACCGATTGGCGAAGTTACTTGATGCCAAGGATTTTCGCACCGAAGCCATCGCTGCGAGTCGGGAAGCGGTTACGTTGATGCCCGATGCCTATCGTTATCGTGAAGCACTGGCGCAGCGGCTCACAGAGACGAAGAACTACGACGAGGCATTGGCAGAATATGCTGAGGCGGAGAAACTCGCACCCAACGAATTCTTCGCTGAACAGATGGCTGACCAGCAAATCGAAATCTATCGGCGGCAAGGGACGCTTGTTGGAAAAATTGAGGCATTGGAGGCGGAACTTAACAAGCAGGAAATTGCTCCGGCTGATGCCTTTACCCAACAGAAGCAGCTTGCCAAGATGTACCTCAAGTTGGGTAATATTACCTACGCAATTGAAGTGCTTTTGAAGACGAAAGCACTCCAACCCGATGATATACTCATCAACCGTTGGCTTGCGGAGGTCTATACCCGACAGGGTTTGCGCGATGAAGCGGATGCTATCTACGCACATTTGATTGAAGTTGATAGTGCGAATGCGCGGGAATACTATGCAAACATTGCGCGCGCCCATCTGGCAATTATGGATTTTGATACTGCGACAGACGCAGCGAAACAGGCAGTGGCGCACAGTCCCCGCAATCCTGAAGGACATCAGATGCTCGCGTTGATCGCTAAGCAGCTTGGCAACTATGAAACCGCTGTTGACAGCCTCAAGCAGGCGATTCGCCTTCGACCAGAAGCGACCGATATACGTTCTGAACTGGCAGAGGTTTATAAAATTTCGGGGAATCCCCGACAGGCGATTGAGCAGTACTGGCGGTGCTGGGAGTTAAGCGAGAGTGTGAATGATAAACTTGCATTCGTCAAACCGCTCTCTGAGATATATTACGATTTGGGACGACGCGGTGAGTTAGAAGAAAAGCTGAAACAGATGTCGCAGACGAATACGTTTGGCGTAGGTCCTGTCGTTGCCTTGGCGGAGCTTTATCAGATGGAGGGCGACTTACCAAGCGCACGTTTCCAATTGGCGCGGGCATTAGATCAGGAGCGTGAAAATTCGGATCTGTTGGCACAACTCGTCAAAGTCAGTCTTGACCTTGGTGACACCCAAGAGGCACTCACCTATCAACAGCGACTCGCTAAGGCGCAACCCGATCCGATCCATCAGCAGCGACTCGGTGAGTTACTCTTTGATGTCGGACGCGAACAGGAGGCAATCCAAGCGTGGACAAAATTGCTGCATGCCAAGAATCAACCGCTTGAGGCGGAGATTCGGCTCGCGACTTTGCTGATTCGGCACGGGCTGCTCGATGAAGCGATTTCTGTCCTTGACCGCGCGGCGGAAAAGATAACGGGGACAGATACCCATATTGCGCTATATCAGTTCGGTGCAGCGTTGGTTCAAATGAACGAGTTTGACCGCGCACAACCTCATTTCCAACGGATTCTGGACATGCCCGAACCCCCTAAGAGCACAACACAGAACGTCACTGCGAGTCGTTCAGGGTGGGGTCCTCCTGGAATCAACATACGCAAATTCGATCTCCCGCAGCAACTCATCTGGGATATTCAAGGACAGCCCTTTGGAGGCAGCGGCGGACAGCGGTGGATACCGAAAAGCTTTGAGGAGGCACAAGCCGGTGCACTCGTGCAGTTGACAACAATCGCACAACAGCAGCGGAAATTGACGGAACTGATTGAACAATTTGAGGCAGAGGCGGACGCGAATCCGAAGAACGTCCAGAATCTCGAAACACTGGTGCAGATCTATATCTTGACAGACAACACCGACAAGACGAAAGAAACAATTGATCGGTTGCTTGCTGTATCCCCGAACGATCCTCTCTATCGAAGCCTGCGATTGAGTCGCTCAATGCGGCAGGACATTGATTATGAAACTTTGAAAAAATACCTTGATGAAATAACCGGACTGACACCCGAGGCACGACTCTGGTATATCGCTCAATATGCTGGCGATTTCTATCGTCGTGGATCGAAAGCAGATGCTGAAAAACTGGCGGCAGAGCTTGAGACAGCAGAGATAACCGATCTCGGCACCGGTTCAATGCTGGTGAGTACCCTCGCGCAGATGAACAGGACCGACGCGGCGGAGAGAATCCTCGCGCAACTTCCAATACCAGCACTTCCCACAGGACCCCAGACTTTGACGATGGGACGACCGTCACCTATACAGCAACAGTGGAGCCAATATAGAGGTATCTATCAGAGTCTCGTTAGTGCTTACGTTCGTGCGGAGCAGACAGACAAAGCGGTTGCCCTGCTCTGGACATTCTTTGAGCGAACTAAACCCTACACAGCGAGTGCACGGCGCGTCTCAAACATCGCACGCGCCTCTCACTCCTACAGTGGTTATTCACCGCTTCAATCAAGTTACCCATCGCCCACAACTTACTACGATCAGGGCCGTTTGCAGTATCTCCAGCAGGTTTTCAGCCAGTTGTGGATCGCAAATCAACAGGACGTTTTGTACGCCAAATTGCAGGCTGAGTTGGATGGCGCGAAAGGCAGGGAACGCATCTATCCGGGTTTAGCGTTGAGTTATTGCTATTGGTGGGAAGGACAGCGCGACAAATCAGAGGAAATCCTGTCGGCGTTGCAAAAGGAACTCCCTGATGACCTTACGCTCAAACTCAACACCGTTTTCGTCCTTGTTCAGACGGGACAGCATACGGAAGTGTTAGATTTACTTGAGGAACTTGCCGCGGCAGATCCAAGAAACCGCCATCAGTATTATAACCTCACACTCCAACTCGCCGCACATACAGGGGACACCGTCGCTGTCCGTGAGTTGGTAACAAAGGTACTGAATTCGCCGATCGGTGTTCGGGAACTGCATCAATTCTCGCAAAAACTCCAACAGAGTGGGCTTACGCAGTACGCCATCGCTGTCGCCAAGAAAGCAGCGGTGCTGGCAATGTCACAACGCGATCCAAACTTCCTGATAGATTTAGGGCGCCATTTAGAGGATTTAGGTCGCGGGAAGGATGCAGCGCGTATTGCTGAACGGGCCCTGCGTTTTGCGAACCAACGTGACCGGTACGGTCAGACGCTGTACTCATGGGATTTTCAGCAAGCATCACAAATGGTCGGGCGTTCCAAAGCCATACGGGAGCGCGAACCGCAATTGGTTGCGGCCGTCCAAAATGACCCGGATTCGTTCCAAGCGCGCGTCAAACTGGCGACCTTCTACGAAAGTACCACTCAACTGAAAAAGGCATCGGACGCGTTTGAGGCAGCACTTGAACTGCGCCCTAAGGACAACATGACTCGACAACGGTACGCGCAGATGCTCCAGCGAAGCGGGCAGGCGAAAGAGGCTGTTACCCAATACATCGTCCTCCTCAAAGACAACCCAAATGCGATGGGTTATAACTATTGGGAGGTAATGGAAACCTTCTTCCAGGCAAGCAAGGTTGATGAACTCGTTTCGCTGGCAAAAGAGATGATCGTGCCGTCTGTTGGCAGGAATTTCGGCAACGATTTCGCTCGAAGCGTAGCACGCGAGTGTATGGATAATAACAGAGCCAAAGCGGCGATTGAACTCTATGAAAAGATTATTGAGGTTCAACCTGACCAGACCTATACATATAACGATTTAGCGTCTGCTTACGCTGCTGTCGGTGAACCAGAGAAAGCCATCCAGTTCTTGCGTGAGAAACTAGACCATCTGGATAAGAAACTTACACAAGATTCTTATGCACAAGTCCAAATTGTAACGAAGCTTACCGAGCTTCATAAAACATCGGGTGGAATAGAAACGTTGGTAACGGAATATGAGGCGAAACTCGCTGAGAAGCCGGAAGACCCGGCGTTGCTCTACCTCGTTGCCTCAATGAAGATTGCTGCAGGCGATCTCGAAGGGTCAAAAACATTCGTTGACCGATTGCTTGATGATGATGCCGTATTAGTAAACAGCCGATGGTTGAACAGTCTCGCGGATGCCTATCGAACCGCGAGCGACCGGGACCGTGAACGCCTCCTGCTTGAGACCGCAATTGCAAAGATGAACCCAGGGGATACGTGGGGGCTCTCAGAAAGTTACCAAAAACTCGGCACAGTGTACGCTCGCGAAGACGAGAAGCAGAAAGCACAGGATGCGTTCCGTAAGATGGGAACACTCCGACTGTTGCAAGGGAGGGGTTTCTACGAAAAAGAGCAGATAGCGAACACATACATGCAACACGAAATGTTCGATGATGCCGAAGTACTCTTTAACGAAATCATCAATGATTTCTCAACGCAACAGTGGACGCGAGAGCAGGCGCAGCGGCAGTTGGCGGAGATTAAACGACGACGCGATGGACCCACAACTACAACCCGAACGCCTGAAGAAGTGCCGAAGTTCAACGTTGGAATGCAGCGAACATTAGCGCAGCAACATGCTCGGAGCGGTCAGGTCAAGAAGGCTATTGATATTTACGAGCAGATTGCAAAGGTGATGCCTGAAGACCTTGAATCACAAGCACAACTTGCAAGGCTTTATTCACGCCAAAATAAGCACGATAAAGCAGTTGACATCTGGAGCGCGTTACTCGAAGCGGACCCAGAGAATACGAAGTATCAGGACGGACTTGTTGATACCTACCGAGATGCCGACAAAACCGATGAGGCACTTGAACTCGCGCAGCAATACATTGCATCGGATCCGGAAAGTAGTGTTCACCATGTCCGACTTGCTGAGCTTTACGCTGCTGACGATCAAGTGGATACGGCTATTGACACCTATAAAAAAGCGATTGAACTCGGTACCGGCGATGGAGAGGCATACCTCAAGTTGGCGCAGCTTTATCTCCGTAAAGATGACCTTGACGCGGCAGAAAAAGCGTTTGCGGATGCCATTCAACACACCGGTGAGGAGTGGGAACGACGGAATATTGAACGGCAGCTCATGGATCTCTACCGCCGTCAAGGTAAGTTGGAGGAGATGCTAAAGCAGGCAGAGGAGGTAGGCACGCTGACGCTTGAGATGCAACAGGAGCGCGCCCAAGAGTACCGTAACGCTGGCGAATTGGAAAAAGCCGTCACTGCCTACAAGAAAGCATTGGAGATGACCTCCCAAAGATGGGATCGAAGTAACATCGCTAATGAGCTGCTACAAGTCTACGCGCAACTCGGCGAAAACGACTTGGCAATGGAACTCTATGAAACGCAGTCTCAGTCCCGCTCAACGGGTGTATCAATCCACCACGGTCCGTCAGGTATCAAAGTCATGTTCGGTGGAGATGAGGCACGTGAAACCTTGATTAACGCCTATAAGAATCAAGGAAAACTTGAAGCGTTGACGGACATCTTTGAGGGTAAGCTTGAAGCGGATGCGGATAATCCAGCACTGCTTGAGATGATCGCTGAAATTTATCGGAATGCCGACAATCATGAAAAGACGGCGGAAGCCTATCAGGCACTCTGTAAAGCGCAGCCCAGCAATGTCCGCGGTTTTTACTATGCTGCTGCCGCTCTCTATAAGACGAACCAACCTGAGTTGGCAAAAGAATTGATGGACCAAGGGGAAGTCGCGCTTTCGGCGAACAACCGCAGCGGGGATATGTGGTTCCTCGCGGCACTTGCATCTATCTGTCTTGAAGGGGAAATGTATGACGCTGCCATCAAATTCGTTGAAGATGCGATTGCTGCAAGTTCAAGATTCGGTGGTTTCTCGTCCGGTGTCGGGAATTTATATGGGATTCTTGGGAAGAGTTACTTAGGCACGAAACAGTACGAAGAAGCTGCTAATGCCTATCAACAGGTGGTAAACCTCTCCAGACACAATTATGAGCGGGATCGGGCGGAAGCATCCTTACGCCGGGTACATAGAGAAGGTAACCTTTATGAAAAGAAAATTCCCGAACAGTTGCAGCGGGTTGAGAACAATCCCGACGATCCGGATGCCCACTTCGAGCTTGCTCAAACCTACGAGTGGAGCGGTAAAGTTGACGAGGCAGTTGCGCAATATGAGAAAGTTGTCGAACTTCAACCCGATAACGCTGAGTGGCACAAAAAAATCGGCGACCTCACCCGAAAATCGCGTCAGGGAGACGAAGCCGCGCGCTTAGCGAAGGCGGGTGCTGCTTATGAAAAAGCGATTGAACTTGAGCCGACTTCATATCAATCCTACAGTTCGTTGGCACAAACGCACGTGAAAGCGGATCGGTTATCCGAGGCGGAGGCGGTATACCGTCGCGCCTTAGATGCTTCTCTTGAGGATCACGAATATAGTAGTGCCCTCCGAGGCATCTGGAAGCTGTACGCTGATGCGGATCAAGAGGACAAGGGCCTCGCTGTCCTTGAAGAAGTGAGGTCGGATTTTGACGAAAAAGAGCGCACAAATGCTATGCTACTTGAACTGTTAGGGGATGCCTACAAAGAAGCAGAGGATGCAGAAGAAGCGGACGCTGTATACGCCGAATGGCTGGCGATTCGACAGAAAGAGGTGAATCGGAATCAACGCGAGTGGGACTATCGTCTGCTTGCTGATCAGCTTCTGAGAAAGGGCATCATGCCGGAGGTGGCGTTGGAACTCGCCGAACGCGCCTCACAGATGCGGAGTGATTGGAGTTTCGCCTTAACGTTGGCGGATGCTTATGTCACGAACGACCGGTATGAGGAAGCATTGGAACAATTCAAGCGCGCTATGAACGGTATGAGTCAGAGATACTCAGATACGGGGAGGCGGTTTTGGTCAGGTGTTGCTCAAGCAGGCAAGAATGCCAAGGACGAAGAGCGTTACGTCGAAATGGTGAAGGAACTGGTAAATCTCCCTTCCAGTAATCCGACGACTCAACTACATGCCAATGTAGCATTGGCACAGTTCTATCATGAACGCGATCTCCCTGAGAAGGCGAAAGCGTATATGGATAAAACTGCCTTCATCGCTGAGAATGCGTGGTGGATCATTGGTACGTTTGACAATGCAGACGGAATCGGTTATAATAAGGCTTACATCCCGGAGACCGAGACGCAGTTTGACACAACTGCGGAATACGAGGGTGTAGATGAGCAGGTGCGTTGGAAGAAGCAGGCGGATGATACGTTCGATGGATTCATTGATTTTCGACAAATCCTCGACAAAAACGTCAATTGGAGTACAGCCTACGCTTGGACGACCGTGAACTCACCCGACGAGCGAAAAGCCCAATTCCATTTCAGCAGCGGTGTTCAGGCGAAACTCTGGTTAAACGGCGAAGAGGTCTTTACACATAGTGAATCCCATGACTTCGCGATGCATCAGGATACCATTCCGATAACGCTCAAAGCCGGTGAAAACGGTATTCTTGTCAAAGTTTGTAGTGAGAATACACACGCTTTGGGATTCTATCTACGGCTTACCAATATGGATGGAGAACCCTTTGCGGATTTAAAACTCAGCAGTTCAGAGGAGAATTAA
- a CDS encoding DUF58 domain-containing protein yields MMNDTQAAFDSEFLKKLEYLYIVSKKIFAGRIKAERRSTRRGVSVEFADYRNYTAGDDFRYIDWNAFARLDELLLKLYEEREDLHIYFLVDASRSMTYGELPKLTYAKRVAAALAYIGLSNLDRISITAFNNTRVHRLPTERGKGKIFTVLDFLEQINGTGETDLENAFHNFIHTTKRRGLVVLISDLFDPSGFANGLNVLKFQKHELFVIQVIDQKEVTPDLLGDYHLIDVETDRLRQVTINENHIKRYQALFKKYCDDLDLYCTQREISLVRTTTESPFEELILRIFRMGGFVS; encoded by the coding sequence ATGATGAACGATACACAGGCTGCCTTCGACAGCGAATTCCTCAAAAAACTTGAATACCTCTATATCGTCTCCAAAAAGATTTTTGCCGGACGCATCAAAGCGGAGCGGCGGAGTACACGCCGAGGTGTCAGTGTCGAATTTGCTGATTATCGCAACTATACCGCGGGCGACGATTTTCGTTATATTGATTGGAACGCTTTCGCACGTTTGGATGAACTCCTGCTGAAACTCTATGAGGAGCGGGAGGATCTGCACATCTATTTCCTCGTTGATGCGAGTCGGTCAATGACCTACGGCGAATTGCCGAAGTTAACCTACGCGAAACGCGTCGCTGCTGCGCTCGCCTACATCGGTTTATCCAACCTCGACCGGATTAGCATTACCGCCTTCAACAACACGCGTGTGCATCGGCTCCCGACAGAGCGTGGCAAAGGTAAAATTTTCACCGTGCTTGACTTTCTTGAGCAGATTAATGGTACCGGCGAAACGGATTTGGAGAACGCCTTCCACAACTTCATTCATACGACCAAACGCCGCGGGCTTGTCGTTCTAATTTCTGACCTCTTTGATCCGAGTGGGTTTGCAAATGGGTTGAATGTGTTGAAGTTTCAGAAGCATGAACTCTTCGTAATCCAGGTCATTGATCAGAAAGAGGTCACCCCCGACCTACTCGGTGACTATCATCTCATTGACGTTGAAACGGATCGGCTCCGTCAAGTCACTATCAACGAAAATCATATCAAACGGTATCAGGCACTTTTCAAAAAATATTGCGACGATCTGGATTTATACTGCACACAACGCGAAATCAGCCTTGTACGGACGACGACAGAATCACCCTTTGAGGAGCTCATCCTACGCATCTTCAGGATGGGAGGTTTCGTCTCTTAA
- a CDS encoding MoxR family ATPase, producing the protein MSEHAEEKYEEFRETFLKIQQEVSKRIVGQKEIIEGVLICLMTGGHALLEGVPGLGKTLLIRTLHEVLDLKFSRIQFTPDLMPADIIGTTVVAEDEEGRKFFEFQPGPVFANLILADEINRATPKTQSALLEAMQEKSVTVAGQQRELDLPFFVMATQNPLEMEGTYPLPEAQLDRFFFKLKVEYPSLDELDLVMERTTRREMPTVDKVCDGAQINMLEQSVRDILVAEDVRRYALQLILGTHPEAEDAPELTKKYVRYGSSPRGAQALILGGKVRAILDGRYNVAREDIQAVALPSLRHRLILSFEGEAEGIDPDGIIQHLLEAIE; encoded by the coding sequence ATGTCCGAACACGCTGAAGAAAAATATGAAGAATTCCGTGAGACTTTCCTGAAAATACAACAAGAGGTTTCCAAACGAATTGTTGGGCAAAAGGAAATCATTGAGGGTGTTCTGATCTGCCTCATGACGGGAGGACATGCACTGTTAGAAGGTGTCCCTGGGTTAGGCAAAACCTTGCTAATCCGAACGCTGCACGAGGTGTTGGACCTCAAATTTTCCCGAATTCAGTTCACGCCGGATCTGATGCCAGCGGACATTATCGGTACCACTGTGGTTGCTGAAGATGAAGAGGGACGCAAGTTCTTTGAATTCCAACCCGGTCCCGTATTCGCCAATCTTATCCTTGCCGACGAAATCAACCGAGCGACTCCTAAGACACAATCAGCTTTGTTAGAGGCGATGCAGGAGAAATCTGTGACCGTTGCAGGACAGCAGCGGGAATTGGATCTGCCTTTCTTTGTTATGGCGACACAAAACCCTTTGGAGATGGAAGGTACCTACCCGTTGCCCGAAGCGCAACTTGATCGCTTCTTTTTCAAACTCAAGGTTGAATACCCAAGCCTTGACGAACTCGACCTCGTTATGGAGCGCACGACGAGACGTGAGATGCCAACTGTTGATAAAGTCTGTGATGGTGCGCAGATCAATATGTTGGAACAGAGTGTCCGGGATATTCTCGTCGCTGAGGACGTGCGTAGGTACGCCTTGCAGCTGATATTGGGTACACACCCCGAAGCAGAAGATGCCCCAGAACTCACCAAGAAGTATGTCCGCTACGGTTCGAGTCCCCGTGGCGCACAGGCGTTAATTCTCGGTGGAAAGGTCCGGGCAATTCTCGATGGCAGGTACAATGTTGCCCGTGAAGACATTCAAGCTGTTGCCTTGCCAAGCCTGCGGCATCGTCTCATCCTCAGCTTTGAAGGCGAAGCGGAAGGGATTGATCCCGATGGCATCATTCAGCATTTGCTGGAAGCGATTGAATGA